From Verrucomicrobiia bacterium, the proteins below share one genomic window:
- a CDS encoding Hsp70 family protein: protein MTMKGFGIDFGTTNSLIAYYNTEIAEMPGAFMDAGRPHPSLVWYRPDSSQPVVGWEARRQMNQVENTMGHCFVHSVKRLMAEEREVPIIGTTRKPAREVGADILSHLLNHARKTLPVAAEGLHSCVATVPVNSSGRYRRELRRAIELAGLQVESFTHEPFAAVFGWFFAQKTDLHHLRPMKVLVFDWGGGTLDITLVQVQDGRIFELGNSNLEHCAGNEFTDKLIGLVRDRFVKRTGLRVDKLILDAEAKDRVWVNVEDAKIKLSADADAQVNVPNYTFQEGNIYDLSETVARPEYEELIKSDVDAAKAKVYECLHRAGVEAGSVDLVLLIGGTSRTPLVHQMMREIFVTKVVPVKDADSIIAKGAAVIAAHKWKPYLVKPVTVKLADKSFLPLFKHGQTLAAPLASKSFTFYCVDGRNGSAHLLFYEQQRPNDAAIQKSLNCNLLVPTARTVLAVSDLDRIMVNCYVTEDLTIKVEAMSSSQGKREAVEIQDICYGLEIA, encoded by the coding sequence ATGACCATGAAAGGTTTCGGCATCGATTTCGGCACAACCAATTCCTTGATCGCTTATTATAATACTGAAATCGCGGAGATGCCGGGCGCTTTCATGGACGCCGGGCGTCCGCATCCGTCGTTGGTATGGTATAGGCCGGACTCGAGCCAGCCAGTGGTTGGCTGGGAGGCCCGCAGGCAGATGAACCAGGTGGAGAACACGATGGGGCATTGCTTTGTCCATTCGGTCAAACGGTTGATGGCCGAGGAGCGCGAGGTTCCAATTATCGGCACGACGCGCAAGCCCGCCAGGGAAGTTGGCGCTGATATTCTGTCCCATCTGTTGAACCACGCACGAAAAACGCTGCCAGTCGCCGCTGAAGGCCTTCATTCCTGTGTAGCGACCGTGCCGGTGAACTCCAGTGGGCGTTACCGCAGAGAGCTGCGGCGTGCGATTGAGTTGGCTGGGCTGCAAGTCGAGAGTTTCACCCATGAGCCTTTTGCTGCGGTGTTTGGGTGGTTTTTCGCTCAAAAGACCGATCTCCATCATCTCCGGCCGATGAAGGTTTTGGTGTTCGACTGGGGCGGCGGCACGCTCGACATCACTCTGGTTCAGGTTCAAGACGGTCGCATATTCGAGTTGGGCAACTCGAATCTAGAGCACTGCGCTGGCAACGAGTTCACCGATAAACTGATCGGCCTCGTCAGGGACAGGTTCGTGAAGCGGACGGGATTAAGGGTGGACAAGCTCATTTTGGACGCTGAAGCCAAGGATCGTGTATGGGTCAACGTCGAGGACGCGAAGATCAAGCTGAGCGCAGATGCCGACGCGCAGGTGAACGTCCCCAACTATACTTTCCAAGAGGGTAATATCTATGATCTTTCGGAGACCGTGGCTCGTCCGGAATACGAAGAGCTTATCAAGTCCGATGTCGATGCGGCCAAGGCCAAGGTTTACGAATGCTTGCACCGCGCGGGCGTGGAAGCCGGCTCAGTGGACTTGGTGCTGCTGATAGGCGGTACATCACGCACGCCGCTCGTTCACCAAATGATGCGCGAAATCTTCGTGACCAAGGTCGTGCCAGTCAAAGACGCAGACTCGATTATCGCCAAGGGTGCTGCAGTGATTGCGGCTCACAAATGGAAGCCGTATCTGGTGAAGCCCGTGACCGTCAAGCTGGCTGACAAGAGCTTCCTGCCGTTATTCAAGCATGGGCAGACCTTGGCGGCACCACTGGCGTCAAAGTCATTCACGTTCTACTGCGTGGATGGTCGTAACGGCAGTGCCCATCTACTATTTTACGAGCAGCAGCGCCCTAACGACGCCGCGATCCAGAAATCTCTGAATTGTAATCTGTTGGTGCCAACTGCCAGGACTGTCCTAGCAGTTTCGGATTTGGATCGGATTATGGTGAATTGCTACGTGACGGAGGACTTGACCATAAAGGTTGAGGCCATGAGCAGCTCGCAGGGGAAAAGGGAGGCTGTGGAAATCCAGGACATCTGTTATGGACTCGAAATCGCCTAA
- the fmt gene encoding methionyl-tRNA formyltransferase gives MAKPRLIFMGTAPLAAVSLRALLASGCGDLVAVVTQPDRPKGRELKLQPSAVKEVAVAAGLAVMQPEKAREPGFLEQLRGMQPDLVVVAAYGQILPQALLDIPPHGCLNVHASLLPRWRGAAPIQWAIMAGDEETGVTIMKIDAGLDTGDMLATVRTPIYETDNAQTLHDRLAALGAELLVQTIPGYLAGQIRPRPQPAEGVTYARKLTKEDGRLDWRQSARELWLKVRALNPWPGAYAYWGEGGPRLRIWEAMPEAGGDGAPGQVVGAGKGGLVVACGQGALRILELQPENSRRMEVAAFLAGHPVKAGQRLG, from the coding sequence ATGGCCAAGCCCCGCCTCATTTTCATGGGGACCGCGCCGCTGGCGGCGGTGAGTCTGCGCGCGCTGCTGGCGTCGGGGTGCGGTGATTTGGTGGCGGTGGTGACGCAGCCGGACCGGCCGAAGGGGCGCGAGTTGAAGCTGCAGCCCAGCGCGGTGAAGGAGGTGGCGGTGGCGGCGGGGCTGGCGGTAATGCAACCGGAAAAGGCGCGGGAGCCGGGTTTTTTGGAGCAGTTAAGGGGGATGCAGCCGGATTTGGTGGTGGTGGCGGCGTATGGGCAGATCTTGCCGCAGGCGTTGCTGGATATTCCCCCGCACGGTTGTCTGAATGTGCATGCTTCTTTGCTGCCGCGGTGGCGGGGGGCGGCGCCGATTCAGTGGGCGATCATGGCGGGGGATGAGGAGACGGGGGTGACGATCATGAAGATTGATGCGGGGCTGGATACGGGGGACATGCTGGCCACGGTGAGGACTCCGATTTACGAGACGGATAATGCACAGACGCTGCATGATCGTCTGGCCGCGCTGGGGGCGGAGTTGTTGGTGCAGACGATTCCGGGGTATCTGGCGGGGCAGATTCGGCCGCGTCCACAGCCGGCGGAGGGGGTAACTTACGCGCGCAAGCTGACGAAGGAGGACGGGCGGCTGGATTGGCGGCAGAGTGCGCGTGAATTGTGGCTGAAGGTGCGGGCGCTGAATCCGTGGCCGGGGGCGTATGCGTATTGGGGCGAGGGGGGGCCGCGGTTGAGAATCTGGGAGGCGATGCCGGAGGCGGGAGGGGATGGGGCGCCGGGGCAGGTTGTGGGGGCGGGGAAGGGAGGGTTGGTGGTGGCGTGCGGCCAGGGGGCGTTGCGCATTCTTGAATTGCAGCCGGAGAACTCGCGGCGGATGGAGGTGGCGGCGTTTTTGGCGGGGCATCCGGTGAAGGCGGGGCAGCGGCTGGGTTGA
- the thrH gene encoding bifunctional phosphoserine phosphatase/homoserine phosphotransferase ThrH, translating into MEGVLTPEIWIAVAEKTGIPELRRTTRDEPDYDKLMRGRLALLDRHGLKLSDIQAVIGTLAPLPGAREFLDELRSFTQVLILSDTFEQFATPLLKQLGWPTLLCHRLVVHHDRIVDYRLRINDQKQKTVAALKILNYFVISGGDSYNDTAMLKEADVGLLFRAPENVRRDFPQFPAVETYPDLLRLIRQSLPA; encoded by the coding sequence ATGGAAGGGGTCCTCACCCCCGAAATCTGGATTGCCGTCGCCGAAAAAACCGGCATCCCGGAGCTTCGCCGCACCACCCGCGACGAACCCGATTACGACAAACTCATGCGCGGACGCCTCGCCCTCCTCGACCGCCACGGCCTCAAACTCTCCGACATCCAGGCCGTCATCGGCACCCTCGCCCCCCTGCCCGGCGCCCGCGAATTCCTCGACGAACTCCGCTCCTTCACCCAGGTCCTCATCCTCTCCGACACCTTCGAGCAGTTCGCCACCCCCCTCCTCAAACAACTCGGCTGGCCCACCCTCCTCTGCCATCGCCTCGTGGTCCACCACGACCGCATCGTGGATTACCGCCTCCGCATCAACGACCAAAAACAAAAAACCGTCGCCGCCCTCAAAATCCTCAACTACTTCGTCATCTCCGGCGGCGACTCCTACAACGACACCGCCATGCTCAAAGAGGCCGACGTCGGCCTCCTCTTCCGCGCCCCGGAAAACGTCCGCCGCGACTTCCCCCAATTCCCCGCCGTCGAAACCTACCCCGACCTCCTCCGCCTCATCCGCCAATCCCTGCCCGCCTGA
- a CDS encoding sel1 repeat family protein: MNRTHNKRPDVWGLAVGIVLSLNLAVSGQESLAELTAAAKKNNVEAQFKLGRAYELGLGTPASFKDAIEWYRRAARANHAPAQLALGSIYAAGAGVKQDWREAARNFQAAAEAGLPEAQCRLAFCLARGLGLKANPAEAARYYEKAAEQGVLEAQMQLGEMYYNGEGVEKDYRLAFKWLLRAAERGLPEAQYRVGGFYLLGQGDVKRDLVEAHKWFILALPLGRDDPHKLPEKMATLYRMTPEQIQESFKRAKEFKPAA, translated from the coding sequence ATGAACCGCACGCACAACAAACGGCCAGATGTTTGGGGGCTGGCCGTGGGGATCGTCTTGTCCCTGAATCTTGCCGTGTCGGGACAGGAATCCCTGGCCGAGCTGACCGCCGCCGCCAAAAAGAATAACGTCGAAGCCCAATTCAAACTGGGCCGCGCCTACGAGCTGGGCCTCGGCACCCCCGCCAGCTTCAAGGACGCCATCGAATGGTACCGCCGCGCCGCCCGCGCCAATCACGCCCCCGCCCAGCTCGCCCTCGGCAGCATCTACGCCGCCGGCGCCGGCGTCAAACAGGACTGGCGCGAAGCCGCCCGCAACTTCCAGGCCGCCGCCGAAGCCGGCCTCCCCGAAGCCCAATGCCGCCTGGCCTTCTGCCTGGCCCGCGGCCTGGGCCTCAAAGCCAACCCCGCCGAGGCCGCCCGTTATTACGAAAAAGCCGCCGAACAAGGCGTCCTCGAAGCCCAAATGCAGCTCGGCGAAATGTACTACAACGGCGAAGGCGTCGAAAAAGACTACCGCCTCGCCTTCAAATGGCTCCTCCGCGCCGCCGAACGCGGCCTCCCCGAAGCCCAATACCGCGTCGGCGGCTTCTACCTCCTCGGCCAGGGCGACGTCAAACGCGACCTCGTCGAGGCCCACAAATGGTTCATCCTCGCCCTCCCCCTCGGCCGGGATGACCCCCACAAATTGCCCGAAAAAATGGCCACCCTTTACCGCATGACCCCGGAGCAAATCCAGGAAAGCTTTAAGCGGGCCAAAGAATTCAAGCCCGCCGCCTAG
- a CDS encoding response regulator, with product MPENPKILLLDDELDALELYEQYLRSLPSQPIVKTCDSGTKALALLESESFNLMISDLNMPRMDGLQVLSIVRRKYPDMKIMVMTAVVDDQFRARAYSLGVDLFWQKPSSEQEIQLFLEGVESVLSRNEQGGFRGVQSKSLVDIVQLECLSHSSTVLKISNGKLVGKIWINNGELVDAELGDATGEDAFKKIMTWRSGSFENLPAEPERERRIFNTVDGLLLDVVQILDENQAREAGGDDAVKDLHEEALTRETPLQQSAKVKGVDSLLAVAPDGSGGESFSVENPKAVEQWVVETWRDFQKLGESFVAGTLKEIQGNSLRRNVSVVEAGKKLLYLSYQRGLSTAECRETLNAVLSKWVS from the coding sequence ATGCCGGAGAATCCAAAAATTTTGTTGCTGGATGACGAGCTCGACGCGCTGGAGCTTTACGAGCAGTATTTGCGCTCCCTCCCCAGTCAGCCCATCGTCAAAACCTGCGACTCCGGCACCAAGGCCCTCGCCCTCCTCGAATCGGAAAGTTTCAATCTCATGATCTCCGATTTGAACATGCCCCGCATGGATGGCCTCCAGGTCCTCTCCATCGTCCGCCGCAAATACCCCGACATGAAAATCATGGTCATGACCGCCGTGGTGGACGACCAGTTCCGCGCCCGCGCCTATTCCCTCGGCGTGGACCTCTTCTGGCAGAAGCCCAGCAGCGAGCAGGAAATCCAGCTCTTCCTCGAAGGCGTTGAATCCGTCCTCAGTCGCAACGAGCAGGGCGGCTTCCGCGGCGTCCAGAGCAAAAGCCTCGTGGACATCGTCCAGCTCGAATGTCTCTCCCACAGCAGCACCGTCCTCAAAATCAGCAACGGCAAGCTCGTCGGCAAAATCTGGATCAACAACGGCGAACTCGTGGACGCCGAACTCGGCGATGCCACCGGCGAAGACGCCTTCAAAAAAATCATGACCTGGCGCTCCGGCAGCTTCGAAAACCTCCCCGCCGAACCCGAGCGCGAACGCCGCATCTTCAACACCGTGGACGGCCTCCTGCTGGACGTCGTCCAGATTCTCGACGAAAACCAGGCCCGCGAAGCCGGCGGTGACGACGCCGTCAAAGACCTCCACGAAGAGGCCCTCACCCGCGAAACGCCCCTCCAGCAAAGCGCCAAAGTCAAGGGCGTGGACAGCCTCCTCGCCGTCGCCCCCGACGGCTCCGGCGGCGAAAGCTTCAGCGTCGAAAATCCCAAGGCCGTCGAACAATGGGTGGTCGAAACCTGGCGCGACTTCCAGAAACTCGGCGAATCCTTCGTCGCCGGCACCCTCAAGGAAATCCAGGGCAACAGCCTCCGCCGCAACGTCAGCGTCGTCGAAGCCGGCAAAAAACTCCTTTACCTCAGCTATCAACGCGGCCTCTCCACCGCCGAGTGCCGCGAAACCTTGAACGCCGTGCTCTCCAAATGGGTATCCTAG
- a CDS encoding undecaprenyl-diphosphate phosphatase — MPDWLAVIILGVIEGITEFLPISSTGHLLLVEQFLPRQSDLFNVVIQAGAVLAVIPLFPERIAQIARPQQWRNPATRDYLLKLALAFLLTCLGGFLWDKLGHKLPEKPAPVALALFIGGVGFVAVEHWLKKRHTTPHVTWSIAVAVGLGQLLAAIFPGLSRSGATILLALTLGMSRPAATEFSFLVGIPTMLAASSLKIFKALHHPPPGLPPENWGLVLLGTVISAAVSFVVVKWLLRFVQNHTFTWFGWYRIALGGLVLALG, encoded by the coding sequence ATGCCTGACTGGCTCGCCGTCATCATCCTGGGCGTCATCGAGGGCATCACCGAATTCCTGCCCATTTCCTCCACCGGCCATCTCCTCCTGGTGGAACAATTCCTCCCCCGCCAGTCCGACCTCTTCAACGTCGTCATCCAGGCCGGCGCCGTCCTCGCCGTCATCCCCCTTTTCCCCGAGCGCATCGCCCAGATCGCCCGCCCCCAGCAATGGCGCAATCCCGCCACCCGCGATTACCTCCTCAAACTCGCCCTCGCCTTCCTCCTCACCTGCCTCGGCGGATTCCTTTGGGACAAACTCGGCCACAAACTGCCCGAAAAACCCGCCCCCGTCGCCCTGGCCTTGTTCATCGGCGGCGTGGGCTTTGTCGCCGTCGAGCACTGGCTCAAAAAACGCCACACCACCCCTCACGTCACCTGGTCCATCGCCGTCGCTGTCGGCCTCGGCCAGCTCCTCGCCGCCATCTTCCCCGGCCTCTCCCGCTCCGGCGCCACCATCCTCCTCGCCCTCACTCTGGGCATGTCACGCCCCGCCGCCACCGAGTTTTCCTTTCTGGTGGGCATCCCCACCATGCTCGCCGCCAGCAGCCTCAAAATCTTCAAAGCCCTCCACCATCCCCCCCCCGGCCTTCCCCCGGAAAACTGGGGGCTCGTCCTGCTCGGCACCGTCATTTCTGCCGCCGTCTCTTTCGTGGTGGTCAAATGGCTGCTCCGTTTTGTCCAAAACCACACTTTTACTTGGTTCGGATGGTACCGCATCGCCCTCGGCGGGCTGGTGCTGGCGTTGGGATGA
- a CDS encoding RDD family protein yields MTWFYSQGGQQLGPVTEEEFQRLRLDGTIGPQTLVWREGLPEWVEYRTLAPPPPPTATSPPPLITPPSPVTQPIPDHYCSCSLCARFFPPDQVLPLADRHICAACKPAYRQMVIEGLPLPPPPGALLFAPLGRRAAAFILDGMIVYILQLMLLMPASMMLGFLVNRFGPNNFGLFLGFQLFINLMSITLQMSYNVFFWRRFAATPGKMALGLKVVRGDGSRLSLGRCFGRHFATWVSGLTCCIGYLTPWFDEERRALHDFIADTRVIWVPKK; encoded by the coding sequence ATGACTTGGTTCTATAGCCAGGGAGGTCAGCAACTCGGTCCGGTGACCGAGGAGGAATTCCAACGCCTTCGCCTCGACGGCACCATCGGCCCCCAAACCCTGGTTTGGCGGGAAGGCCTGCCGGAATGGGTGGAATACCGCACATTGGCGCCTCCACCGCCCCCCACCGCCACCTCCCCGCCGCCCCTCATTACTCCGCCATCGCCGGTAACCCAGCCCATCCCCGACCATTACTGCTCCTGCTCGCTCTGCGCCCGCTTCTTTCCCCCCGACCAGGTGCTCCCTCTGGCCGACCGCCACATTTGCGCCGCCTGCAAACCCGCCTACCGCCAGATGGTCATCGAAGGGTTGCCCCTGCCTCCGCCGCCGGGCGCTCTCCTCTTTGCGCCCCTGGGCCGCCGCGCCGCCGCTTTCATCCTCGACGGCATGATCGTGTATATCCTCCAACTGATGCTGTTAATGCCCGCCTCCATGATGCTCGGCTTCCTGGTCAACCGTTTCGGCCCCAACAATTTCGGCCTCTTCTTGGGCTTCCAGTTGTTCATCAACTTGATGAGCATTACCCTCCAAATGTCCTATAACGTCTTTTTCTGGCGCCGTTTTGCCGCCACCCCCGGCAAAATGGCTCTTGGCCTCAAGGTCGTCCGCGGCGATGGTTCACGCCTCAGCCTCGGCCGCTGCTTCGGCCGCCACTTTGCCACCTGGGTCTCCGGCCTCACCTGTTGCATCGGTTACCTCACCCCTTGGTTTGACGAAGAACGCCGCGCCTTGCATGATTTTATCGCTGACACCCGCGTCATCTGGGTCCCCAAAAAATAA
- a CDS encoding rhomboid family protein: protein MPGPTPIHLQRCFHHALREAVARCPSCGRFYCRECVIEHQGRLLCASCLRRLAQPPKTKRPWPALGARLAAALTGLAVTWLFFYALGALLISIPSDTHEMQKSIFEVLEE from the coding sequence ATGCCCGGCCCCACCCCCATCCATCTTCAACGCTGTTTCCATCACGCCCTCCGTGAAGCCGTGGCCCGCTGCCCCTCCTGCGGCAGGTTTTATTGCCGCGAATGTGTCATCGAACACCAGGGCCGCCTGCTCTGCGCCTCCTGTCTGCGCCGCCTTGCCCAACCCCCCAAAACCAAACGACCCTGGCCCGCCCTCGGCGCCCGCCTCGCCGCCGCCCTCACCGGCCTGGCGGTGACCTGGCTCTTTTTCTACGCCCTGGGTGCGCTCCTGATTTCCATCCCCTCGGACACCCACGAAATGCAAAAATCCATTTTCGAGGTCCTGGAGGAATAG
- a CDS encoding DUF4129 domain-containing protein yields the protein MAGRVKNIEDVGVWQLLEQALHLLRLLPPSAWAAYAAGAIPFALGLLFFWGEMSQSALAERHLRSAALGMALLFLWLKAWQSVFCERLLALQGGLAPEKYSLRRLARMTTLQAAVQPWAFLVLPVALAAALPFAWAWAFFQNFTVLARGQEPSLRANLDHAWQCARWAPRQNHYLLSLLSLAALLVFLNWISAFALIPFLLKAWLGIDSWFTRSPEAYQNLTFFAIMGVLTWLTLDPLMKAAYALRCFYAQARSSGEDLKAELRRLRRLALPLFLLGLSLLSLPAHASPSPPPPPPALPATQLDQALDRTLQQREFVWRLPREQMPKTATQNSGLLSAFFDEIADSIRSWWEGVSITLDKLDRWLDQLLGRRRLPTFSPTPDGTQTDWASPLRLILALLLAAMLVILIRWLWRRHRQRAAALPTTSAASAAPSPPPDLRKEEVSPALLPEEEWLALARDLTARGEWRLALRALYLSALAGLARRELLALARGKSNREYARELARRAHQYPALPPLFHELMLDFERVWYGCHPATPDLYHACEDKLARLQNT from the coding sequence ATGGCGGGCCGCGTAAAAAATATTGAAGACGTGGGCGTTTGGCAGCTCCTCGAGCAGGCCCTCCACCTCCTGCGGCTTCTGCCCCCCTCGGCCTGGGCCGCCTACGCCGCCGGCGCCATCCCCTTTGCTCTCGGGCTGCTCTTCTTCTGGGGCGAGATGAGCCAGAGTGCCCTGGCCGAACGCCATCTTCGCTCCGCCGCCCTTGGCATGGCCCTCCTCTTTCTCTGGCTCAAAGCCTGGCAATCCGTTTTCTGCGAACGGCTCCTCGCCCTCCAGGGGGGACTGGCTCCGGAAAAATATTCCCTCCGCCGCCTCGCCCGCATGACCACCCTCCAGGCCGCCGTCCAACCCTGGGCCTTCCTCGTCCTGCCGGTGGCCCTGGCTGCCGCCCTGCCTTTCGCCTGGGCTTGGGCCTTCTTTCAAAATTTCACGGTCCTGGCCCGTGGTCAGGAACCTTCCCTGCGCGCAAACCTGGACCACGCCTGGCAGTGCGCCCGCTGGGCGCCACGCCAAAACCATTACCTCTTATCTCTCCTCTCCCTTGCCGCCCTGCTGGTGTTTCTTAACTGGATTAGCGCCTTCGCCCTCATCCCCTTCCTCCTCAAAGCCTGGCTGGGCATCGATTCCTGGTTCACCCGCTCCCCAGAGGCCTATCAAAATCTCACCTTCTTTGCCATCATGGGCGTCCTGACCTGGTTGACCCTCGACCCCCTCATGAAAGCCGCCTACGCCCTCCGCTGCTTCTACGCCCAAGCCCGCTCCTCCGGGGAGGACCTGAAAGCCGAATTGCGCCGCCTCCGCCGCCTGGCCCTGCCCCTCTTCCTCCTCGGCCTCTCTCTGCTGTCACTCCCCGCCCACGCCTCGCCCTCCCCCCCGCCGCCGCCCCCCGCCCTCCCGGCGACGCAGTTGGACCAGGCCCTCGACCGCACCCTCCAACAACGCGAATTCGTCTGGCGCCTGCCTCGTGAGCAGATGCCCAAGACGGCCACCCAGAATTCCGGCCTCTTATCTGCCTTCTTTGACGAAATCGCCGACTCCATCCGCTCCTGGTGGGAAGGAGTCTCCATCACCCTCGATAAACTGGACCGCTGGCTCGACCAACTCCTGGGCCGCCGCCGCCTCCCCACCTTTTCCCCCACCCCTGACGGAACGCAAACGGACTGGGCCTCTCCCCTCCGGCTGATCCTGGCCCTCCTGCTCGCGGCCATGCTGGTGATTCTCATCCGATGGCTCTGGCGCCGCCACCGCCAACGCGCCGCCGCCCTCCCCACCACCTCCGCCGCCTCCGCCGCCCCCTCCCCTCCCCCCGACCTCCGCAAAGAGGAAGTCAGCCCCGCCCTCCTCCCCGAAGAAGAATGGCTCGCCCTGGCCCGCGACCTCACCGCCCGCGGCGAATGGCGCCTGGCCCTGCGCGCCCTCTATCTCTCCGCCCTCGCCGGCCTCGCCCGCCGGGAGCTTCTCGCCCTCGCTCGCGGCAAGAGCAACCGCGAATACGCCCGCGAACTGGCCCGCCGCGCCCATCAATACCCCGCGCTGCCGCCTCTCTTCCACGAACTCATGCTCGATTTTGAGCGGGTCTGGTACGGATGCCATCCCGCCACGCCCGACTTGTACCACGCCTGCGAGGATAAGCTCGCCCGCCTCCAAAACACATGA